The Mercenaria mercenaria strain notata unplaced genomic scaffold, MADL_Memer_1 contig_3016, whole genome shotgun sequence genome segment ataattaaacagtctaggaaatatgatctgataatttttgaagtatttttttcctatataactcctatatcaagtgacccatggggcagggcctcttttcaccccaagggcatatttcgaaaaatcttgttagagactaattaggcaatgatacataaaaaatatcaaaggcattgGCCTtggactttcagacaagaagatttttgaagttttttcctatataagtctatgtaaaacttgggacccccagggtaggACCTCTTTCACcacaggggcaaaatttgaacacttttggtagtagaccactaggcaatgcaacatatcaaatatcaaaagcatagacATTGCAGTTTCAGGgaagaagaattttaaagctttttcctatatatgtctatgtaaaactagggaaccccgtggcagggcctcttttcaccacaggagagtaatttgaacaatcttggtagaggcctactagatgatgctacattctaaatatcaaagccctaggccttatggttttggacaagaagattttcaaatttttccctatataagtctatataaaccatgtgatcccctgggtggagccatatttgactctagggggataatttgaacaatcttggtagaggcctactagatgatgcttcataccaaatatcaaagccctaggccttgtggttttggacaagaagatttttaaagtttttcatttcgtaCAGAATTCAATTCTTAGAATAATGTTTAAAGAAGagcatccaaggatcatccctgtgaagttttatcaaaattggctcagtggtttaggaggagatgttgtttaaaggaaagtgtggacggacgccggacggacggacggacgccgggcGCCGGACGgtaagcgatcacaatagctcactctgagcctttggctcaggtgagctaaaaagtagaaatgtcattttgtaagtagagaaattttggtttgaaaacatgtaaacacgtatggcctagtaatcgaactgtattGTGCTATTTTTGTAACCTGTCGTACATTAtacgctctgtgcattcgatattataatatttggCCCAATGGTAGATAGCGGCGAGTTATCGTTACTTACTAGGTGGCGCAACGTGTCCCGGTCCATCATTCGGATTACTTCGAGATTTATCtcacacaaaaacaaagaaagtttACTTCCGTGTTCTATAAATTCAATTTAAACGTCTTAAAATGCCGAAAACTTGTTGTTCCGTACCGGGTTGTCATGAAAGGGGAGGACATGAATACCCGAGTGATCCTATAAGAAGGGCGAAATGGGTACAGGCCGTTCGACGACTTGATGAAAACACAATGAAAATGTGGACGCCAACAAAATCGTCCGTCGTATGCAAGAAACACTTTACACCGGATGACTACATAAAGGAGACTATTTTTGGTATGATAATATGATAAAAACTGTATAATTTCTCGCCTGTAGCATGTTTTTGTATTgcaatttgatttatttcaaaacgaaagtaCCAACTGACAATTATTTGGGAGTGGGAGGGGTAATGTTTCAATGTACTGTCTTAATTTATTTCATCATAAATAATGGGTTATTTGTTGGGTATGTAACATGTTTGACTGTCTTTCAATCTGTCAAGGACTAAAATTCAGGTCTTAGGGgtcattagtcaaaataatttgacgttggattgttttatatttgtgactggcattctaaatgtcaaaacttggGAGGACCCaaataatggaggatgaatcacagtacaAAGTCATGTAGAGTTATTGGATTTATCGCGTGTATACGCACAGTAAACTGTAATCGTGTACAGTAAATACATACGTTAAAATCACCAGCTTTGTATTTAGGTAGTGCCTAGCTGTCCGGTAACTGCATGCCTAGCCTGTGCTCTAGCAGTCCGGTAACTAGACGTGTTACCTTTCTGCCCGTTTTTTTAGCTGTGCGTTAATCAAATGCGTTCATGATTGATCtgttttttggcattttttgggttgttttttttttgtcaaaatagtgTGCTTGTTATTTAGTTGATAAATTGCTAATCATCAATACAATCAATGAATAGTTGTGCTAAAATGCAGATGTAAAGTAAACAACAGACACAAAtattgaattttggtcagagttaAGCCTGGTATTTGTGTAGAGGTTAACATTGCCATTTTCTTTGCAACCAAGgtaattttaaaatgataaattctatttattacactttctaaataaattgattaccggacggctagaaaaacCCTAGCAGATAGGCTAGGTGTCCGGGTTCCCGCAAGGCTAGACAGTTCCTTGTGTTTATCCATGCTTTGTACCTTACAAGTTAAAAGGCCGAATAGTCTTATTTACAAATCTAGGGTGTGACAAACGCCCTTGAAACGGGTATCTTGTATCTATAATGAATTACGATATTgcttatatattaaaataaaatcattaaacatgtcttttatttctttattttaaggaTTGAAACCTGGATATGAACGGCTTCTGGCAACAGCAGTACCTAGTATTTTTCCTTGGACAACAGCGGATGGGGAGACAGCAAAAAATAGGAAAGAAAGAGCTTTGAACAGAGATTATAGAAAAAGTGAATTAGATAGGTCTTGTAAAGAAGACTTGGAGAGAAGTTTTACTGAACATGTTGATTTCGCAGAAGAAGTAATAGAGACAGAGACATTCACAGCAACACCTCTATTTGAAGATGAATTCACTGTTAAAAACTGTATGACCCAGACTGATGAGACACCAATGTTCTCAATTGAGAGATTTTCTTCCAACAATGAActgatacatttttatacagGTCTGGAGTCATATGCTAAATTTATGTTTGTGTTGAATTCTTTGGGACCTGCAGCATActgtttgaaatacatatacatgtattttcaaataagtGGTATATCTGTTGAAAACCAACTGTTTATGACTTTGATGAAGTTAAGGCGATATTCAACAAACTTTGAACTGTCAACTTTTTTCTCAGTTTCTGAATCAAgtgtgaaaaatattgtttacacatGGATTATATTTATGTCAAAACAGTGGAGGGAAGCCAATATATGGCCAAGTCAGAATCTGGTGAGGTATTTTATGCCGtcggattttaaattaaaattcccAAAGACAAGAATCATAATTGATGGAACTGAATGCCCAATTAAAAAACCTAAAGCACCTAGAGCTCAGCAGTCTACATATTCAACATACAAGAACAGAAACACTATTAAAGTTCTTGTTGGCACAACACCTGGTGGATTAGTAAACTATATTTCTGAAGCTTATGGAGGGTCTACCAGTGACAGACAAATTGTTGAAAGGTGTAAAATTGTAAATGCCTGTGACCCCGGGGATAGTGTAATGGCCGATAAAGGTTTTAACGTTCAGGATTTGTTTGCGACAGCAAATGTGCGAGTTAATGTA includes the following:
- the LOC123529286 gene encoding uncharacterized protein LOC123529286, giving the protein MPKTCCSVPGCHERGGHEYPSDPIRRAKWVQAVRRLDENTMKMWTPTKSSVVCKKHFTPDDYIKETIFGLKPGYERLLATAVPSIFPWTTADGETAKNRKERALNRDYRKSELDRSCKEDLERSFTEHVDFAEEVIETETFTATPLFEDEFTVKNCMTQTDETPMFSIERFSSNNELIHFYTGLESYAKFMFVLNSLGPAAYCLKYIYMYFQISGISVENQLFMTLMKLRRYSTNFELSTFFSVSESSVKNIVYTWIIFMSKQWREANIWPSQNLVRYFMPSDFKLKFPKTRIIIDGTECPIKKPKAPRAQQSTYSTYKNRNTIKVLVGTTPGGLVNYISEAYGGSTSDRQIVERCKIVNACDPGDSVMADKGFNVQDLFATANVRVNVPTFFKKKNRMSGKIVLNDRKISSKRVHIERIIGLGKTYKILTCPLTGTETKLSSHITYVCFMLCNFKTCIVPKHA